Sequence from the Desulfovibrio sp. TomC genome:
CAGCTCGCCGTCCATGTCGTGGGCATGCACCGGCAGGGTCTGTCCGGCCTTGAAGTTGAAGTTGATGATCCGGAAATTGGCCGAATCATGCACCCAGAGCATGCCGTAGCCGGTGTCCTTAAACGGTCCTACCTCGAATATATTGGTCTTGTTCATGACCGTACCTCGTGTTTCCTGTCAAAGGGGCCGGGAGGCCTATCCTCCGGGCAGGCGTCAGGCCGGGAGCCGCCGGGGTCAGCCCAGCTTGCCAAGGGGCGCGCCGCCGGCGGCCAAGGGCTGCATGCCGGCGATCTCGCCGCGCCGGGTCACCACGACCTGGGTGGCCGGCACGGCCTTGCCCGAGGCGGCAATGGCCGCTGCGGCGATGCGCGACATGCCGGCGCAGCAGGGCACTTCCATTTGCAGCACCGTGACGTCGACGATGTCGTTTTGCCGCAAAATTTCCGCCAGCTTGTCCACATAACTTTGCACGTCATCGAATTTGGGGCAGCCAAGGAGGGCAATGCGGCCGGGCAGGAAGGCGCTGTGAAAGGCCGGAAAGGCCGGCGGCACGCAATCGGCCGTCAACAGCAGCCGCGCTCCCTGTAAAAACGGGGCGTTTGGCGGCACAAGGCGCAGCTTGATGGGCCAGGCCGCCAGGGCCGAGCCGCCGCCGGCGGTCTGAGTCGCCTGGGCCGTGGGCGCGTTGGCCGTCTGGCACGGCGTCATGGTGACCGGCGCGCCCGACATGCAGCCGCAGGGAGAAGGAGTCTTGGGTGCTTTTTTCAGTTCGGCCAATCGCTCTTCAACGGCGTGCTCGTCGAATTCCGGGGCGTCGCGTTCAATGATTTGCAGTGCGCCTGTGGGGCAGTGGCCGATGCAGGCCCCCAGGCCGTCGCAGAAATGGTCGGCCACGATCTTGGCCACGCCGTCAATGATTTGCAGCGCCCCTTCGGCGCATCCGGTGACGCACTGGCCGCAGCCGTTGCACAGCGACTCGTCTATTTCGATAATCTTGCGTTTCATGGCTTTCTTTCCTGGGGGGCGGCCCCGGCATTCGCCGGGGCCGCCTCTTGGCGTGGCCTGTTAGCCGAGGATGGCCTTGAGGTCTTCGTCAGGGGTGGTGATGGCCTTGATGTCGTAATTGGCCACCAGGAAGTTGAGGACATTGGGGGTCAAGAAGGCCGGCAGGGTGGGTCCCAGGCGGATGTTCTTGACGCCAAGGTGCAGCAGGGTGAGCAGGATGGCCACGGCCTTCTGCTCGTACCAGGACAGGATCATGGACAGGGGCAGGTCGTTGACGCCGCACTCGAAGGCCTGGGCCAGGGCCACGGCCACCTGGATGGCGGAGTAGGCATCGTTGCACTGGCCCATGTCGAGCAGGCGCGGGATGCCGCCGATGTCGCCGAGCTTTTTGTCGAAGAAGCGGAACTTGCCGCAGGCCAGGGTCAGGATGACGGTGTCGGCCGGGGCCTTCTCCACGAACTCGGTGTAGTAGTTGCGTCCGGGCTTGGCCCCGTCGCAGCCGGCCACCAGGAAGAAGTGCTTGATCTTGCCGGCCTTGACCGCGTCGATGACCGGTCCGGCCACGCCCATGACGGCGTTTCTGGCAAAGCCGGTCATGACCGTGTCCTTGTCTTCGTCGGCCGGGAAGCCGGGCATGGCCAGGGCCTTGGCGATGACCGGGCCGAACTCGCCGTTTTTGACGTGGACGGCGCCGGGCCAGCCGACCAGACCGGTGGTGAAGATGCTGCCCAGGTAGCTTTCGGCCGGCTTCTGGATGCAGTTGGTGGTCATGAGGATCGCGCCGGGGAAGGCGGCGAATTCCTTGTGCTGGTTCTGCCAGGCCGTGCCGTAGTGGCCGTAGAAATGCGGGTACTTTTTCAGTTCGGGATAGCCGTGGGCCGGAAGCATTTCGCCGTGGGTGTAAATGTTGATGCCCTTGCCGGCGGTTTGTTCGAGCAGCTGCTTGAGGTCTTTGAGGTCATGCCCGGAAACCAGGATGGCCTTGCCGGCCTTGTGCCCCAGCGGCACGACCGTGGGGACCGGGTGGCCGTACGCGCCGGTATTGGCGGCGTCGAGCAGCTCCATGGCCCGCAGGTTCACTTCGCCGCACTTGAGCACCAGCGCCACCCAGGCCCCGAGGTCCTTGTCGGTGGTGAAGGTGGCGGCCATGCCCTCGTAGAGGAATTCGTACAGGGTCGGGTCTTCCTGGCCGAGGATGGCGGCATGGTCGGCGTAGGCGGCCACGCCCTTGATGCCGAAAATGAGCGTATGCTTGAGCGAGCGGATGTCGGCGTCGGCTTCGGGGATGTCCTTGAGGCCGTGTTTCGCGCCCTGGGCGACCAGGCCGGCCAGGTCGGCGGCCGGGACGAAAGTGGCCGGGCCTTCGGGCAGCGTGGCCTTGATCAGGCCGGCCAGGGCCTTGCGCTTGGCCACGGTCTCTTCGATCAGCGGCTTGAAGTCGGCGGCATCGAAATTGACGTTGGTGAGCGTCGAAAACATGGCCTTGGCAAAAAAGCGGCCGGTTTCCATGGGCACGGCCACGCCTTCGCTCTTGGCGGCCGCGGCGGCCTGCCCCAGGCCCGTCAGGGCGTAGACGAGCAGGTCTTGCAGGTCGGAGACGTCGGGCTGTTTGCCGCACACGCCGAGTTTGTCGCAGCCGAGGCCTTTGGCGGTCTGTTCGCACTGGTAGCAAAACATATGTCGTCCTCCGTTTGGGTTTGGTTCGGATTCCCGTTTCGTTGATTCGGGTCTACGCGGGCCGGGCCGAAAGCGGTTTGACCTAAGTCAAACAAGGAATTTTTTTTCGAAAGGGCCGGTTTTTTTCAGTCCGGAGCCGCCCGGAGCCGCAAAGCCGGAAAAAAGGAATCCGCAACAGTGGTTACCGAGGCGTGGGAACGGCGCACGGGCGCGATTCCCGACGCGGGGACGGGAAACCTTTTTGGGAATATTAGGGGCTATAGCACGGGATGGGGGAAAAAGGTCAAGGGCGGATAGGCCTCAGGTTTTCTTGGACACCAACTTGCCAGTATGAACCTGCCGTTGGGGAGGTGTCTTATGGAGATCAGGGGAGGCGCGCCAGAGCGATTCAGAGCGCGACACAAGGCCCATGCTGTTCCTAGGCTGCTTCGCGCGGGAGAGTACGGATTAAATTTGCCATTGATTAATTGGCGGCTGTTATGTATGTGTTAATATATTTTAATGCTGCAAATTGTTTTGCCAGATACGAATAGGTTGTTTTCTAAAAGCGTTTCAAAAATGTTTTGAGGTATTTTTTGATCTTTTTTAACATAAGCATAGATAGTTTCTATGGCCTTGCTACTGCGTCTATTGTTTGTTTCGCAGCTTTGCTTGAGTCGATTCTGAGAGCCAGGGTTAAAATAACAACTGGACGCTTTTGTTTAAAAAACTAGATGGTGTTTCGATAGGAAATTTCAAAATAGTGGTTTTATTATTGTATTAGCGAACAAGCTTATGTCTTGTTTGTGTGTGGAGTAGAGGGAAAAATGGTTTTGTCTTCGTAGCTTGTGGAAACTTGTTGGGTTTGCAATAACTAAGTAGGGGCTGTGCTTGTGGCAAGACTTCGTTGCATAATTGTACTCATCTTCTGTCTTTGCTTTGGCGTTAGCTGCTCTAACGATTCTTATAAAGAATGTGATCTGACGCCTATTCACGATAATTTTTGTGAAGTACAATGGGGTGAGAGCTATGACAATATATCTAAAAAATTTATCTTGATACGCACAAGATTTGGAGGAAATGACAAGGAGCCAGGCTACCAAGTTATTGATGGGCTCCCGCGCAATATTGAAGGAATTCCAGTTGATATTTTTTTTCAGTTTGTCGATAATAAACTTAATGTTGTGCATATTTATGCAAAGAATATAAATAAAAAATCACTCATGTCTTCTTTTTACGCAAAATATGGCAAACCAATCGCTCTCCCGTCGAATAATACTGCAGTATGGCAAGACAGCACTTCAAGTATGACTTTGCAAAAAGAATTGATGGATGAAGGGTGTCTGTTTTCGTTGGTAAACAATGCTAATTATATGCTTCTGACTGGAAGAATGATGCGCAAGTACTGATTATAACGGTTTTTGATGGATCGTATATGGCCTTTTACAATGTTATTGTCTGGCTGCTGTGCTCTTGTTATTAGTTTGAGTTTCTTTAGCTGCAAATTATGGAACAATATTATCTGGGATTGACTTTTTTGTTATAGATAAATGGCTGGAGCTTGCCTGTCTAAATCCGCGCTACCCCCAAAGACACTGTTTGCAGCGCCACTACCAGCGCAAAGAACACCTGTCGCGCCGCCATCGGCGAGGGCCCGGGAAGGCGAGAGCCGATGCACGCGCCAGGGCAGGCCCCCACGCAGTCGCCGCACAGGGTGCACGTTGCGTTAGGCAGGTTCCGGTTTATATGTGTCAGGGCGGTCTGTGGCCGATGGCGGCATGGCAGGCCTGTCGCTCAAGGGACTCATTCCGGTATGAAGGACGCAAACGGCAAGGCGGGCTTTGCGGGGGGAGGCGGCTGGTGCCGGGCCTACAGGTGGGGAGGGGCTGAGTGGGGGATTTGTGTGCCTCGTCCCTGCCTCTATTCTACGACGCAACGCCAATAAAAAAAGCCCGCGCTCTTTCGGAAAGAGGCGCGGGCTTTTGTCGTGAAGCGGCTAGGGCCGCTTTTGTTCGACGTCGGTCTCGGCGGGCGTGATGTTTTTGGCCTCCATGGAATCCTTGAAGCCACGGATGGCCTTGCCAAGGTCATGGCCAAGGCTCGGCAGTTTGCTCGGGCCGAAGATGATCAAAACGACGCCCAGGACGACCAGCCAGTGCCAAATCGAAAATGCGCCCATTGTCATGCTCCTGTTTTCGTTTTCCTGTCCGTCCCTGGCGGGGGCTGGGAAAGGGAAGGTCTTGGTCTTGTTCTATGGATAGTGCTGTTGCAACGCTTGCCAAGGGGCAGGCGGGATGAAAAAAGGCCCAGGGTGACGCAGAATTGTCTGGATTTCTGGCGTGCTCGATGCTGCGGCACAGGCCTGTGGGAGACTGCTTGAAAATGACCCTATGGCTGTTCCAGGTGTTCAGGGTAAAGGGATACCTCTCACAGGGCAAGGGAAAGTGAACATTTGCCGGGAGGGTGTCCTGGCAGCCGTTGGTTGGGCTGGAGCAAGTCCCTGCCACCCCGGAACATGTTCAAGGGCAGCCGCCGGGTTACATTCTTGCCACCCCCAGAAAGACGGCATGCAGCGCGACAACCAGCGCGAAAAAGGCCTGGCGCGCCGCCGCCGGGGACAGGCCCGGAAACCGGAAGCCGATGCGCGAACCGGGACAGGCTCCGACGCAGTCCCCGCACAGGGTACAGGTCGAGCCGGGCCGGCCCCGATCGAGATCGGCCCGGCCAAGCGCCAGATAGCGGCAGACCCGGGCGCACCGGCCGCAGCCGTCGCAGCCCGCCGCAATGCGGATGCGCCAGGGGCTGAGTTTCCCCAGCACGTTGCCGACAAGGCCGATGGGGCAATACATGGTGCAGTGGACCATCACCCCGGTCGCCCGCGAGGCCGTGGCCATGACGACCAGTCCCGCCAGCCCGAAAATCGCCGCCGCCCAGACCGCCGTCAGGGTCGGGACGCCCAGAAGCCGCATCCCCACCGCCCCGCCCACCGTCAGGAGCAATGTCGCCAGCCGCCACCAGCCGAGTCTGGCAGAGAGGGGCTTGGGCGTTTTGCGCCCGAGCCGGGCGCAGGCGTCGTCGGCCGCGCCGATGTAGCACAGGTGGGAGCACCAGCCCGGCCCGACAAGCAGCACGGTGGCCAGATAGAGGATGGGCATGAAATAGCCGCCGCCGCGGTACGCCGGTCCGGCGGCAATGAGCGCCGGCACTGGCAGATGGAGCGCTCCGGTCATGAGAAAGATCGTCTCGCCGGCCAGACCCAGGGCCAGCTGGCCGAAAAAGACCAGGGAAAAGGCGGCCCAATAGCGTGAACGCAGGGGGCCGGTGCGCGGCGCGTCGAGCATGCGTCCGGTCAACCAGGCGGCATAGCCGGCCAGGACCGTGATTTCAAGCAGTCCCCAGCCCGGGAAAAAGCGGTCGGCGAGCAAGATGGGTTGTGGCGCCTTGGCCCGGGCCAGGGCCAGCACTCCGGCCGCAAGCCAGAAGGCCGCGGCCTGGGCGGCGGTCGCCTGGCTGCCGCGCCGGTAAAACGCGGCTCCCCGGGCCGAAAAGGCGAAAAGCCCGCCGGCCGCGCATACCGCCGTCACCCCGGCCATAATGGCCAGCAGACGGACAGAGGGCAGGCCGGCAGCCAGGCGAAAAAGCGCCATGTCCCGGGCCACGACGGCAAAGGCCAGGCCCATGGCCAGAAGCGCCGGTCCAAGGACCAGCCGGGCAAAACCCTGCCGGCTGGCGAGAAGGCCAATCAGCGCCAGGCTCGACGCGGTCAGCCCCGGATCGCCCTGGCGCAGGCTGTGGGCGGCAAAAAGCAGCAGACCGAGGACTTGCAGGAGAACACCGGCCGTGGTCATGACAGCACCCAGGCCGGCAGCCCCGGCAGGCCGCCCGGGGACAGGATGTCGCCAAAGCGCAGGCCCGGGCGCAGCTGGCGGACGTAGGCGATTGTCGCCCGCCCGGCCAGGGCACAGGCAGCCTCCGGCGTCAGGCTGTTCCCGACCGCCAGCCCCAGGCGCGGGCGGCGGCCCAGGCGTCCGCCGAGAAAGGCCCGAAAGCCGGTCGGGCCGACGGTTATGGCCCGCATCGGACAGACCCTGGCGCACAGCCCGCAACCCAGACAGGCCACGTCGTCGAGCACCGCCTTGCCGCGGCGTACGACAATGGCCGCATCAGGGCAGGTCTCGGCGCAGACGTTGCAACCGACGCAGACCGCCGCGTCCACCGTCGCGCTCCGGGCCGCGACAAGGCCCAGATCGGCCACCTGCGGCCGCACGCAACCATTGGGGCAGGCGCATA
This genomic interval carries:
- a CDS encoding ATP-binding protein encodes the protein MKRKIIEIDESLCNGCGQCVTGCAEGALQIIDGVAKIVADHFCDGLGACIGHCPTGALQIIERDAPEFDEHAVEERLAELKKAPKTPSPCGCMSGAPVTMTPCQTANAPTAQATQTAGGGSALAAWPIKLRLVPPNAPFLQGARLLLTADCVPPAFPAFHSAFLPGRIALLGCPKFDDVQSYVDKLAEILRQNDIVDVTVLQMEVPCCAGMSRIAAAAIAASGKAVPATQVVVTRRGEIAGMQPLAAGGAPLGKLG
- the hcp gene encoding hydroxylamine reductase translates to MFCYQCEQTAKGLGCDKLGVCGKQPDVSDLQDLLVYALTGLGQAAAAAKSEGVAVPMETGRFFAKAMFSTLTNVNFDAADFKPLIEETVAKRKALAGLIKATLPEGPATFVPAADLAGLVAQGAKHGLKDIPEADADIRSLKHTLIFGIKGVAAYADHAAILGQEDPTLYEFLYEGMAATFTTDKDLGAWVALVLKCGEVNLRAMELLDAANTGAYGHPVPTVVPLGHKAGKAILVSGHDLKDLKQLLEQTAGKGINIYTHGEMLPAHGYPELKKYPHFYGHYGTAWQNQHKEFAAFPGAILMTTNCIQKPAESYLGSIFTTGLVGWPGAVHVKNGEFGPVIAKALAMPGFPADEDKDTVMTGFARNAVMGVAGPVIDAVKAGKIKHFFLVAGCDGAKPGRNYYTEFVEKAPADTVILTLACGKFRFFDKKLGDIGGIPRLLDMGQCNDAYSAIQVAVALAQAFECGVNDLPLSMILSWYEQKAVAILLTLLHLGVKNIRLGPTLPAFLTPNVLNFLVANYDIKAITTPDEDLKAILG
- a CDS encoding Sec-independent protein translocase subunit TatA — its product is MGAFSIWHWLVVLGVVLIIFGPSKLPSLGHDLGKAIRGFKDSMEAKNITPAETDVEQKRP
- a CDS encoding 4Fe-4S binding protein; protein product: MTTAGVLLQVLGLLLFAAHSLRQGDPGLTASSLALIGLLASRQGFARLVLGPALLAMGLAFAVVARDMALFRLAAGLPSVRLLAIMAGVTAVCAAGGLFAFSARGAAFYRRGSQATAAQAAAFWLAAGVLALARAKAPQPILLADRFFPGWGLLEITVLAGYAAWLTGRMLDAPRTGPLRSRYWAAFSLVFFGQLALGLAGETIFLMTGALHLPVPALIAAGPAYRGGGYFMPILYLATVLLVGPGWCSHLCYIGAADDACARLGRKTPKPLSARLGWWRLATLLLTVGGAVGMRLLGVPTLTAVWAAAIFGLAGLVVMATASRATGVMVHCTMYCPIGLVGNVLGKLSPWRIRIAAGCDGCGRCARVCRYLALGRADLDRGRPGSTCTLCGDCVGACPGSRIGFRFPGLSPAAARQAFFALVVALHAVFLGVARM
- a CDS encoding 4Fe-4S dicluster domain-containing protein; its protein translation is MSAPAVLLETCRGVKPGGCPHAAPLPADALAALSRLAETTPVPDALADLARPMRRHEQFRLAVCACPNGCVRPQVADLGLVAARSATVDAAVCVGCNVCAETCPDAAIVVRRGKAVLDDVACLGCGLCARVCPMRAITVGPTGFRAFLGGRLGRRPRLGLAVGNSLTPEAACALAGRATIAYVRQLRPGLRFGDILSPGGLPGLPAWVLS